One part of the Eucalyptus grandis isolate ANBG69807.140 chromosome 10, ASM1654582v1, whole genome shotgun sequence genome encodes these proteins:
- the LOC104421414 gene encoding LOW QUALITY PROTEIN: protein argonaute 4 (The sequence of the model RefSeq protein was modified relative to this genomic sequence to represent the inferred CDS: inserted 1 base in 1 codon; deleted 1 base in 1 codon), giving the protein MESSGPEGNGAGNGAHNGVQPPSSDFTSSNVPDQVEEINAPAPMKKKAARVPMARRGLGSKGQKIALLTNHFKVNVTNVDGQFFHYSVSVSYEDGRPVDAKGVGRRVMDRVQETYSSELSGKDFAYDGEKSLFTIGPLPRNKLEFTVVLEDVSSSRNNGNASPDAHGSPNHTDRKRMRQPYQSKTFKVEISFAAKIPMQAIANALRGQESENFQEAVRVLDIILRQHAAKQGCLLVRQSFFHGDPRNFADVGGGVLGCRGFHSSFRTTQGGLSLNIDVSTTMIIQPGPVIDFLIANQNVQDPYSLDWAKAKRTLKNLRIKASPSNAEYKITGLSESPCKDQLFSLKQRSGNADGEGQTVEVTVYDYFVNHRKIDLRYSGDFPCINVGKPKRPTYIPLELCSLVSLQRYTKSLTNFQRASLVEKSRQKPQERMRVLSDALKRSNYDSEPMLRSCGITISNSFTQVEGRVLPAPKLKVGNGEDFFPRNGRWSFQNKKFVEPAKMQKWAVVNFSARCDVRGLIRDLTRLADMKGLITEQPFDVFEESPQFRRAPPAVRVDKMFEEIQAKLPGAPLFLLCLIPERKNCEIYGPWKKKNLSDYGIITQCLCPMRINDQYLTNVLLKINAKLGGLNSLLTVERSPSIPVVSKVPTMILGMDVSHGSPGHSDIPSIAAVVSSRQWPLISRYRATVRTQSPKVEMIDSLFKKVSDKEDEGIIRELLLDFYVSSGKRKPDQIIIFRDGVSESQFMQVLNIELDQIIEACKFLDEKWSPKFVVIVAQKNHHTKFFQSGSPENNVPPGTVIDNKVCHPXNNDFYLCAHAGMIGTTRPTHYHVLYDEVGYSADELQELVHALSYVYQRSTTAISVVAPICYAHLAATQLAHFVKCEDASETSSSHGGLTSAGAVPVPQMPKLQENVSSSMFFV; this is encoded by the exons ATGGAATCCTCCGGTCCCGAGGGAAATGGGGCGGGAAATGGGGCACACAATGGTGTGCAACCTCCCTCATCTGATTTCACATCGAGTAATGTTCCTGATCAAGTGGAGGAAATAAATGCTCCTGCACCAATGAAGAAAAAGGCTGCACGGGTTCCAATGGCCAGGCGAGGGCTTGGTTCCAAAGGCCAAAAGATAGCCCTTCTGACAAATCACTTCAAAGTTAATGTTACAAATGTTGATGGCCAGTTCTTCCATTATTCT GTGTCCGTGTCTTATGAAGATGGCCGCCCTGTTGATGCGAAGGGTGTTGGAAGACGAGTGATGGACAGAGTGCAGGAGACTTATAGCAGTGAATTATCTGGAAAGGACTTTGCTTATGATGGAGAGAAGAGCTTGTTTACCATTGGGCCTCTTCCACGCAACAAACTTGAATTTACAGTTGTTCTCGAGGATGTATCATCAAGCAG GAATAATGGAAATGCTAGTCCTGATGCTCATGGAAGTCCAAATCATACTGATCGGAAGAGAATGCGGCAACCTTATCAGTCAAAGACATTTAAAGTAGAGATTAGCTTTGCTGCAAAGATACCCATGCAGGCGATTGCTAATGCTCTGCGGGGTCAAGAATCAGAGAACTTCCAGGAAGCCGTTAGGGTGCTGGATATAATTCTGAGGCAGCATGCAGCTAAGCA GGGATGCCTTCTTGTTCGCCAGTCATTCTTTCATGGTGATCCAAGAAACTTTGCTGATGTGGGGGGTGGTGTTCTTGGATGCAGAGGATTTCATTCAAGCTTCAGAACTACCCAGGGAGGCTTGTCCCTTAATATAG ATGTATCGACTACCATGATCATACAACCTGGGCCAGTGATAGATTTTCTAATTGCAAACCAGAATGTGCAGGATCCTTACTCACTTGACTGGGCGAAG GCAAAACGGACGCTCAAGAATCTTCGGATTAAGGCAAGCCCTTCAAATGCTGAGTACAAGATAACTGGATTAAGTGAAAGTCCATGCAAGGACCAACT ATTCTCTCTGAAGCAGAGGAGTGGAAATGCTGATGGGGAGGGTCAGACTGTGGAAGTCACtgtttatgattattttgtcaACCATAGGAAAATTGATTTGCGTTATTCtggagattttccatgcattaaTGTTGGGAAACCAAAGCGTCCAACTTATATACCACTGGAG CTCTGTTCATTGGTGTCCTTGCAACGTTACACAAAATCTTTAACAAATTTCCAAAGAGCTTCACTGGTTGAGAAGTCGAGGCAGAAACCCCAAGAAAGGATGAGGGTTTTATCAGAT GCTTTGAAGCGCAGCAACTATGATTCTGAACCTATGCTGCGTTCATGCGGTATCACAATTAGCAATAGCTTTACTCAAGTTGAAGGCCGCGTTCTACCGGCTCCTAAG CTAAAAGTGGGCAATGGAGAGGATTTCTTTCCCCGCAATGGACGGTGGAGCTTTCAGAATAAG AAATTTGTTGAGCCAGCTAAGATGCAGAAATGGGCTGTGGTGAACTTCTCTGCTCGGTGTGACGTGCGTGGGCTTATAAGAGACCTGACTAGATTAGCTGATATGAAAGGACTT ATCACCGAACAACCTTTTGACGTGTTTGAGGAAAGCCCCCAATTCAGAAGAGCCCCTCCTGCTGTTAGAGTGGATAAAATGTTTGAGGAGATACAGGCTAAACTACCTGGGGCACCACTCTTCCTTCTTTGTTTGATTCCCGAGAGAAAGAACTGCGAAATCTATG GTccgtggaagaag aaaaatctttCTGACTATGGAATCATTACCCAGTGCCTTTGTCCCATGAGGATCAATGACCAATACCTTACCAATGTTCTTCTCAAGATTAATGCAAAG CTTGGTGGCTTGAACTCTTTGTTGACGGTGGAGCGTTCTCCTTCTATTCCTGTGGTTTCCAAGGTTCCCACCATGATCCTTGGAATGGATGTGTCTCATGGCTCTCCTGGGCATTCTGATATTCCGTCCATTGCTGCG GTGGTAAGCTCTCGCCAATGGCCACTAATTTCTCGCTACAGAGCAACTGTTCGTACCCAATCCCCTAAAGTAGAAATGATAGACTCTCTGTTTAAAAAGGTGTCTGACAAAGAGGATGAAGGTATCATAAG AGAGCTTCTCTTGGACTTTTATGTGAGTTCCGGCAAAAGGAAACCTGACCAGATTATCATATTCAG GGATGGAGTCAGTGAGTCTCAGTTCATGCAGGTCTTGAACATAGAATTAGATCAGATCATTGAG GCCTGCAAGTTCCTTGATGAGAAGTGGTCCCCCAAATTTGTGGTGATTGTTGCTCAGAAAAATCACCATACAAAATTCTTCCAGTCTGGATCTCCGGAAAATAATGTTCCTCCTG GAACTGTCATAGACAACAAAGTCTGTCATC CGAACAATGACTTCTATCTTTGTGCGCATGCAGGGATGATA GGAACCACTAGGCCGACGCACTACCATGTGCTATATGACGAGGTTGGTTATTCAGCAGATGAATTGCAGGAACTTGTGCATGCTCTATCATATGT ATATCAGAGAAGCACAACTGCAATATCTGTAG TCGCTCCAATTTGCTATGCCCACTTGGCGGCGACCCAGCTGGCGCATTTCGTCAAATGCGAAGATGCATCAGAGACATCGTCCAGCCATGGCGGGCTGACATCTGCTGGAGCCGTTCCCGTCCCTCAGATGCCGAAACTGCAGGAGAACGTCAGCAGCTCCATGTTCTTTGTCTAA
- the LOC120289019 gene encoding UBP1-associated protein 2B-like: MAKKRKLRSSDPSPAKSAEPQDQQEPSQAAHPEPVPEEAAQQEPQGMAVDDPAQKDPASEVEPQTGEPKPEKAEGRPEGEGEERELEQEERADLNAPSGGGGGDGGVASEPEASRANGAADENNEEEEEDGDDVDEEPVEKLLEPFTKEQLTMVLKQAVAKHPDLIESVRGVADADPAHRKIFVHGLGWDATADALISVFGKYGEIEDCKAVTDRVSGKSKGYAFILFKHRSGARKALKQPQKKIGNRITSCQLASTGPVPAPPPSAPPVSEYTLRKIFVSNVSAEVDPEKLLEFFKQFGEVEEGPLGLDKQTGKPKGFALFVYRSAESAKRALEEPYKNFEGITLHCQKAIDGPKPGKNFSGHQQHHHYHQQQYSHPRKDKNKYAAGSGSAPGHLMAPPGPTVGFNAGAAQAFNPALGQALTAILATQGAGLGIGNLLGGIGAPPMNQGGMPGGYGGQPAGSYGMQPGIQGVYQNPQMGQGTSGRPPQGGGPPYMGH; encoded by the coding sequence ATGGCCAAGAAGCGAAAGCTCCGATCCTCCGATCCCTCGCCGGCCAAGTCCGCCGAGCCTCAGGACCAGCAGGAGCCCTCCCAGGCCGCCCACCCCGAGCCGGTCCCCGAGGAGGCGGCGCAGCAGGAGCCGCAGGGCATGGCCGTGGACGATCCCGCGCAGAAGGATCCAGCTTCGGAAGTGGAGCCGCAGACCGGAGAACCGAAGCCGGAGAAGGCGGAAGGGAGGCCGGAAGGTGAGGGAGAAGAGCGGGAGCTGGAGCAGGAGGAGCGAGCCGATTTGAATGCgccgagcggcggcggcggcggcgacggcggcgtcgCGTCGGAGCCGGAAGCGTCGCGGGCGAATGGAGCTGCGGATGAGAAtaacgaggaggaggaagaagacgggGACGACGTGGATGAGGAGCCCGTGGAGAAGCTTCTGGAGCCGTTCACTAAGGAGCAGCTGACTATGGTTCTCAAACAGGCCGTGGCCAAGCACCCCGACTTGATCGAGAGCGTGCGAGGCGTCGCGGACGCGGATCCTGCTCACAGGAAGATCTTCGTGCACGGCCTCGGCTGGGACGCGACCGCCGATGCCCTAATTTCGGTCTTTGGGAAGTACGGGGAGATAGAAGACTGCAAGGCTGTCACCGACAGGGTCTCCGGGAAGTCGAAGGGCTATGCGTTCATCCTGTTCAAGCATCGGAGCGGCGCGCGGAAGGCTCTCAAGCAGCCGCAGAAGAAGATCGGCAACCGCATCACCTCATGCCAGCTGGCGTCCACGGGCCCAGTCCCCGCTCCGCCTCCTAGCGCGCCTCCTGTTTCGGAGTACACCCTGAGAAAGATCTTTGTGAGCAATGTGTCCGCTGAGGTTGATCCTGAGAAGCTGCTGGAGTTCTTTAAGCAGTTTGGGGAGGTTGAGGAAGGTCCTTTGGGGCTCGATAAACAGACTGGTAAGCCGAAAGGTTTCGCCTTGTTTGTTTACAGGTCCGCTGAGAGTGCTAAGAGGGCTTTGGAGGAGCCGTACAAGAACTTCGAAGGAATTACTTTGCACTGCCAAAAGGCAATTGATGGGCCAAAACCAGGTAAAAACTTCAGCGGGCATCAACAGCATCACCACTACCACCAACAGCAGTATTCGCATCCCAGGAAAGACAAAAATAAGTATGCAGCTGGTAGCGGGTCGGCTCCTGGACATTTGATGGCGCCTCCAGGACCAACCGTTGGGTTTAATGCTGGGGCAGCGCAGGCATTTAATCCAGCACTTGGACAGGCCTTGACTGCTATTCTTGCTACCCAGGGAGCTGGGTTGGGAATTGGTAATTTGCTGGGAGGTATAGGAGCACCTCCGATGAACCAAGGTGGGATGCCGGGAGGATATGGTGGCCAACCTGCTGGAAGCTATGGGATGCAACCTGGGATTCAAGGTGTTTATCAGAATCCACAGATGGGTCAGGGGACTTCCGGTCGGCCTCCACAGGGCGGGGGACCGCCATACATGGGACACTAG